The following proteins come from a genomic window of Acanthopagrus latus isolate v.2019 chromosome 5, fAcaLat1.1, whole genome shotgun sequence:
- the LOC119019272 gene encoding secretory carrier-associated membrane protein 1-like, with amino-acid sequence MSDFDSNPFADPDFSNPFQDPSVTQVTQSAPPGGLEEYNPFTDARTAAPGNAPKSAPAPSQNTQPAIMKPTEEPPAYSQQQTQDQARAQAELLRRQEELEKKAAELDRRERELQSHGAAGRKNNWPPLPEKFPVGPCFYHDIAVDIPIEFQKTVKIMYNLWMFHAGTLFVNMFGCLAWFCVDASRGVDFGLAMLWFLLFTPCSFVCWYRPLYGAFRSDSSFRFFVFFFVYICQFGVHVLQTIGITGWGTCGWIAALTGLNTSIPVGIIMLLIAALFTALSVGSLIMFKKVHALYRTTGASFEKAQQEFATGVMSNKTVQTAAANAAANAATNAARGAFKP; translated from the exons GATCCTTCGGTGACGCAGGTGACCCAGTCTGCCCCTCCTGGCGGTCTGGAGGAGTATAACCCCTTCACAGACGCCAGAACG GCGGCCCCTGGAAATGCCCCCAAATCTGCTCCTGCCCCTTCCCAGAACACACAACCGGCCATCATGAAGCCCACAGAAGAGCCGCCAGCATACTCACAGCAACAAACTCAG gACCAAGCGCGTGCTCAGGCTGAGTTGTTGAGAAGGCAGGAGGAGttggagaagaaagcagcaGAGCTCGATCGTCGGGAGAGAGAGCTACAGTCCCACGGAGCTGCAG GGCGTAAGAACAACTGGCCTCCACTGCCAGAGAAGTTCCCCGTTGGCCCATGTTTCTACCATGATATTGCAGTGGACATTCCCATAGAGTTCCAAAAGACCGTCAAGATCATGTACAACCTTTGGATGT TTCATGCAGGAACACTCTTTGTGAACATGTTTGGCTGCCTGGCCTGGTTCTGTGTGGATGCTTCTCGTGGTGTAGATTTTGGCCTGGCCATGCTATGGTTTCTGCTCTTTACCCCGTGTTCTTTCGTCTGCTGGTACAGACCACTTTACGGGGCGTTCAG GAGTGACAGTTCATTCcgcttctttgtcttcttcttcgtctATATCTGTCAGTTTGGAGTTCACGTCCTACAAACTATCGGCATCACCGGCTGGGGAACATG tGGTTGGATCGCAGCTTTAACTGGGCTGAACACCAGTATCCCAGTGGGCATCATCATGCTACTGATCGCAGCTCTGTTCACCGCACTCTCTGTGGGCTCTCTCATTATGTTCAAAAAG GTTCACGCACTGTATCGTACCACCGGTGCCAGTTTTGAGAAGGCTCAGCAGGAGTTTGCGACCGGGGTGATGTCCAACAAGACGGTTCAGACTGCAGCTGCCAACGCTGCGGCCAATGCTGCAACCAACGCTGCTCGTGGGGCCTTCAAACCATAA